The genomic interval CCGGATTCCACGTGTGGCTCCGGTGGGCTGTTGGACTATCCGCAGTACACCCGGCCCGCGGATTTTCGCGGAATGAAGGTGCCGGAAGAGCTGATGTCGGGCAACCATGATGAGATCCGGCGCTGGCGGCGCGAGCGAGCGCTGGAAAAAACATTTCACCACCGCCCAGAGTTGCTGGACCGGGTGGAATTGAGCGCGGAAGACAAGAATTTTTTGCAAAAATTGCGGCGCGAGGCCGCGAGCTAACAAATTTAGAATTTTTGAAAAGGGCTGAATATGTCAACGTCAACATTACTCGATAAATTGAATGCCAAGCTGCAGCGCAGCGACATTCCCAACTTCGTTCCCGGCGATACCATTCGCGTGCACGTCAAGATCAAAGAAGGCGATAAAGAGCGCCTGCAGGCTTTTGAGGGCACCGTCATTGCCAGGAGCCGCGGCCCGCAGGCCAGCTTTACCGTCCGCAAGGTCAGCTTCGGGCAGGGGGTGGAGCGCATCTTCCCAGCCAACTCCAAGGTGATTGATAAGGTGGAAGTGCTTCGTTCCACGCGCGTCCGCCGCGCCAAGCTGTACTACCTGCGCGGCCTCAAAGGCAAGGCGGCGCGCCTGACGGAAGTTGAGCGCGAACGTCCGGCACAGCCGGCGGCGGCTGAGCCACAGAAGTAGCCAAGTTCCAGACTATTGGTTATTAGCTTATTTATGGTCTGAGAGCAGGGCCACGCGCATCTGGCCCAGGTTGGTGACGTGCTTCATCAAGCTTTGCGTGGTGGAGTCGGGGCCGCCGTTGAGCAGCCGGCGGAGTTTGCCGCGTTCTTTCAGATCAATACCTATGATTTCAAAGCTCATCTGACGGGGCTGCTCTTCCCGCATCAGGACTGCTGCCCGCACCCGGCGCACACCCACGTGCAGTTCCAGATCGGCTTCTGTACCGTTGCCCAGGCGTGTATTGGTGGTCCCAAATCCGCCACCCAGGCTGAGACGGTTGACCTTTAATTTCGATTGCGCTCTCGACGTGCTGACTGTTCCAGAGACCGCGGCTGTGGGCATAACGCGGGGATAACGCCGCTGCCGTGACCACGGGCAGCCATTTACCGCATCCAGGGGGCCGAAGCAGAGGTCGCTATCGGTCAAACCCTTGGACATGGCAAACGTGCGCCCTTCCAAGGGATCAATCATCAGCAACGCCTGGGCAGCGGCGATACGAAGCTCATGGGGATACTCCCAGCGCATCAATTTGCGCGCTTCAATAATCGTGCACAGTTGGTTTCCTGCCTTGCTCTCACGCAAACGTCCCAGAGCTTCCATGGCCTTGATGCGCAAATAGTCGAACCCCTCGGTTTCGTTATCGAATGCAATCCGCATCAACCGTGGGCTGGCCTCGCGATGGCCGCTCATGCCCAGCTCATCTAAAAGGATGGGTAGAAGCACCGGGTCAATGTCATCCATGATTTTCAACAGCAGACGTCCGCGTTCGGGAGCGCCGGCCGCAGCGATCTGGCGTATGGCCATATCCTGATAAAAGCGGCTCCAGTTCACCATGCGCTTGGGCAGCACCTCTTCCAGGACAGCTGTATCCAGCCGGCTCAAAATGCCCACGGTCACCACAGCATCAGCAGGAGATTCCCCCTTCAGCTTCTCTTTCATGTGGTTGACTGCGTGTGGGCCGAGGTGCTTAATCAGGAAAAGAATACGTTCACACTGGTCGCGGCGCACACTGTGGTCGAACTGGTGCAGCAACTTTTCTGTGGCCGTCTGCGGGATGCCACGCAGCATCTCGAGCAGATCGGCGGAAAGCTGCGGAGTACGCGTGGCTTCGGTCACGAATTCATCCAATTTATCGAGCACGCCAATGCGGGGCCGCAGGCGCTCGGCCAGGGCTGGGAATTTTTCCCGCAGCTCATCCACCGACGCTATCGCCTGCTGGATGGCGATGTACTGCTTGTTATTGGCCGCCTCCTGGCTGAGCCGTATGAAAGTGGCCCCCAGGGTCTTTTGCAATTCCGGATCAGGTTCCTGGCCCAGTTGATCTCCAACGATCTGCAGCGCCTCCTGCAGCAAGCTGGGAGAGCGACCGTAGAATTCTGCCAACTGACTGAGCCCCAGCGCGGCCTTCATGCGCCCTTCCAACTCTTTGCTCTTTACACACTGCGCATAGTTGATCAGGATCTTTCCGGGAAGATTGACGGCATCCCGCTCCAGCAGCTCGCCCACGTATTGCGCTACGTTGCGGGGCGGAATGCACCAGGCATCGGAGGAAAGCAGAACGCTGCGCTTGCCCTGCTCGGGCATGGCGGCCCAGAATTGGCGGTCCAAGATGTCGGCGCGGTTTTCCACCAGCATGCCGGCGCGGACCATTTTTTCTTCATGAGCGTTCAGAACCTTGCGCAGAGATTCCATCTCGCGGCTCATGCGCTCCATCATGTCGCGGACGGCGTTGACTTTGACCTCGCCGCGCTGGAAGCGGTCCATGGCGAATTTGATGGCAAGGTTTTCCGCCAACTGGATAAGCAACGGCGCATCCGGCTGGGCGCTGGGATGTTCTGCAATGTGAAGCAGCGCCTGCTGCAGTGCCTGCTGGCCGGCACGGGTAAGCTGGGTAACCTGCCTCTGGAACTCGGCCGGCATCTGCTCCGCGGATTGATTGGGAGCCTGGCTGCCATCACCAAGGTTGGTCAGCATGTGAATAATATTGATGATGTCGGTCTCGCGCGGCGTCTCACAGATAAGCGGCATAGGCGGCGAATCCGGATCGCTGCTGGCGGCCTGGCTGTTCGCGAATATCCCACTGCCGGGCGTGAATACTCCGCTGCCGCTGGTGAATATTCCACTGCTGGCGCCCTCGGCGGCGGCGATCATCTGCAAAAGCTTTTGCGGATTGCTCAGCCAGGCGCGGATTTCACCGGCATGCTCGCCCAGCGATTGCATGGCGATCTGCGAGGCCAGGTTTGAAACTTCGCTTTCGTCACCGCTCTGGGCTACAAAGCGGATCTGGTTAATGCGGATGCTGGAAGACTCACCAAAAGATTTTTTCAGCTCATCCGCCAGGGTGGAAGACTTATTGCCGGAGTTCATGAAGGCGCGCACGAAGCGCGAGAAATCTTCTATGCTGGTGGCCGCGGAAAAATGAATGCTGCCCACACCGGCCGAATTGAGCATTTGCGCAAAACTGCGCTCAGCGGCGGCAGCTTCCAGGGGGATTCCGTCTAACAGCAAGCGGGTCCCAGAAACTCCCAGCATCACACCTGATTTCCCATCAGCGGGCTGGGCGGCGCACAGCTCTTTCCATGCGGCATTAAATTGTTCAGAAGTGCGGGTGTGGTCGCATCCATACAGGCGGGCATACTTCAGCAAGATGTTCAGACTGCGGGCAAAAGAGCGAGCGGCCAGAGATCTAGCGGTTTCAACTGCCCCGGGTGGGGAACCCACGGTGTACCACCTGCCTTAAAAGTACATATAGTGTCTGCTGCCGAGGGACAATAGACAACATTACGGAAGTACGAGAAGGTTAGTGCACCTTGGACTGTGCAGGTTTTTACGAACTTAGAGCGGCTTCGCCGGTGAAATGGAATTTTCTGTTGCCAGATTGATGAAATGGGGTGAAACTTTCCAGGATAGAGATATCAGGAACGGCGAGGCACATGGATCCCAGGAGAAAGACCGGCAAAAACGGAGAAGAACAGGGAATATCCCCCTCTGCCCTGAAGATGCGGATGCTCAAGAAGCTGCGCTGCACACAGCGTTTTGAGAAGCTGGCCTGGCAGGCAGGGGCAAAGCTGGTGGCGGGGGTGGATGAAGTTGGACGCGGCTCGCTGTTTGGACCAGTCGTCGCTGCAGCCGTGATTCTGAATCCGGAAGACCGCATTCGCGGTCTGCGTGATTCCAAGCTTTTGCCCCCGGAGCGGCGTGAGGTGCTGGCGGCCCAGATTCGCGAACGCGCCGTATGTTTTGCCATCGCAGAGGTGGATTCGGCTACGATCGACGCCATCAATATCTATCAGGCCTCGCGCCGGGCCATGCTGCAGGCCGTGCAACTGCTTTCCCTCAGGCCCGACCATCTTCTGATTGACGCCATGCAGATTGATTTCGACTGCGCGCAGACCAAGATCATTCACGGCGACGCGCTTTCGGCTTCCATCGCCGCCGCTTCCATCATTGCCAAGGTGGAGCGCGACCGCATGATGCGCGAGCTGCACGAGGTTTATCCGCACTATAACCTCGCTTCCAACAAAGGCTACAGCACGCCCACCCATATCCGCAGCCTGCGCGAGCATGGCCCCTCACCGCTGCACCGGCAATCGTTCGCTCCGGTATGGAATTCCAGGTTGAAAGCGCCGCAAGAGGTGCTCGATTTCATGAGGGAAAACGAAAGTGCAGATTCAACAGATTCCCAAACTGATCCAGGGTTCATAGCGGATGCATAAAATTAATTCAAAGTACAGCCGAAGAGTTTTCTTCAAAACATTGCTTCGAACTCTACATTTTTCCGCATACCTCAGCGTCTATTGATGCCTGGCTTAAATAATGTGCTACTCAAAAGAGGCCAGGGCTAAAG from Terriglobales bacterium carries:
- a CDS encoding ribonuclease HII, with amino-acid sequence MDPRRKTGKNGEEQGISPSALKMRMLKKLRCTQRFEKLAWQAGAKLVAGVDEVGRGSLFGPVVAAAVILNPEDRIRGLRDSKLLPPERREVLAAQIRERAVCFAIAEVDSATIDAINIYQASRRAMLQAVQLLSLRPDHLLIDAMQIDFDCAQTKIIHGDALSASIAAASIIAKVERDRMMRELHEVYPHYNLASNKGYSTPTHIRSLREHGPSPLHRQSFAPVWNSRLKAPQEVLDFMRENESADSTDSQTDPGFIADA
- the rplS gene encoding 50S ribosomal protein L19; the encoded protein is MSTSTLLDKLNAKLQRSDIPNFVPGDTIRVHVKIKEGDKERLQAFEGTVIARSRGPQASFTVRKVSFGQGVERIFPANSKVIDKVEVLRSTRVRRAKLYYLRGLKGKAARLTEVERERPAQPAAAEPQK